A genomic region of Antennarius striatus isolate MH-2024 chromosome 16, ASM4005453v1, whole genome shotgun sequence contains the following coding sequences:
- the stard3 gene encoding stAR-related lipid transfer protein 3, with the protein MPGIGCGHLGGSLPAIASLNASYSTSLSIPSPSYLFLPPVQRKAISDVRRTFCLFVTFDLLFISLLWIIELNISSSIKESLENEVIHYDYRSSFFDIFLLAVFRFLCLQIGYAAFRLRHWWVIAITTLVTSVFLVVKVIISNLLFQNACGYVLPITSFVVAWLETWFLDFKVLTQEAEDERAYLAAVNAACERAPMIYPRAVSDGQFYSPPESVAGSEEDLDEEGLGRKAVTAQEKEYVRQGREAMSVVEQILAQEDNWKFEKSNDMGDSVYTLEIPFHGKTFILKAFMQCSAELVYQEVILQPEKMVQWNRTVSSCQILQRIDDNTLVSHDVSSGAAGGVVSARDFVNVRRVERKRDCYLSAGMATDHDAKPPSGRFVRGENGPGGFIVLKSSSNPSVCTFIWVLNTDLKGRLPRYLIHQSLAATMFEFMTFLRQRIADLRPSLRPHHHIQRDV; encoded by the exons ATGCCAGGCATCGGGTGTGGGCACCTGGGGGGCAGCCTCCCTGCCATCGCCTCCTTGAATGCCTCGTACTCCACGTCGCTGTCCATCCCTTCCCCGTCATATCTCTTCTTACCCCCCGTGCAGCGCAAGGCCATCTCCGACGTCCGCCGCACCTTCTGTCTCTTTGTGACGTTCGACCTGCTCTTCATCTCCCTCCTGTGGATCATCGAGCTGAAT ATCTCCAGCTCCATCAAGGAAAGCTTAGAAAATGAGGTCATCCATTATGACTACAGGTCTTCCTTCTTTGACATCTTT CTCCTCGCCGTGTTCCGGTTCCTGTGTCTGCAAATCGGGTACGCCGCTTTCCGTTTGAGGCACTGGTGGGTCATTGCG ATCACAACGCTCGTCACCAGCGTCTTCCTCGTTGTGAAGGTCATCATTTCTAAT CTCCTGTTCCAGAATGCCTGTGGCTACGtgctgcccatcacttcctttGTGGTGGCGTGGCTGGAGACCTGGTTCCTCGACTTCAAGGTGCTCACTCAGGAGGCCGAGGATGAGCGAG CCTACCTCGCGGCGGTGAACGCAGCCTGCGAACGAGCCCCCATGATCTACCCCCGAGCCGTTTCAGACGGGCAGTTCTATTCTCCGCCTGAATCCGTCGCAG GTTCAGAGGAGGATCTGGATGAGGAGGGTCTGGGACGTAAAGCCGTCACCGCACAG GAGAAGGAGTACGTCCGACAGGGTCGTGAGGCCATGTCCGTCGTCGAGCAGATCCTGGCTCAGGAGGACAACTGGAAATTTGAAAAAAGCAAC GACATGGGCGACTCCGTCTACACCCTGGAGATTCCCTTCCATGGAAAGACTTTTATTCTCAAG GCCTTCATGCAGTGTTCAGCAGAGCTCGTCTACCAGGAAGTGATTCTTCAGCCCGAGAAGATGGTCCAGTGGAACAGAACCGTCTCTTCCTGCCAG ATCCTCCAGAGGATCGATGACAACACTCTGGTGTCACATGACGTCTCTTCTGGAGCGGCGGGGGGAGTCGTGTCTGccag GGACTTTGTTAACGTCCGGCGGGTGGAGCGTAAGCGGGACTGCTACCTTTCTGCCGGCATGGCGACCGACCACGATGCCAAACCTCCGAGCGGTCGCTTCGTCAG GGGAGAAAACGGGCCGGGGGGGTTCATCGTCCTCAAGTCGAGCAGCAACCCGTCTGTCTGCACCTTCATCTGGGTCCTCAACACGGACCTGAAG GGCCGACTGCCGCGCTACCTCATCCACCAGAGCCTGGCCGCCACCATGTTTGAATTCATGACCTTTCTACGCCAGCGGATCGCCGACCTGCGGCCCTCCCtccgcccccaccaccacatccAGAGAGACGTCTAA